From the genome of Triticum aestivum cultivar Chinese Spring chromosome 3B, IWGSC CS RefSeq v2.1, whole genome shotgun sequence, one region includes:
- the LOC123072056 gene encoding protein ESSENTIAL FOR POTEXVIRUS ACCUMULATION 1 isoform X1 gives MAERKLDRFAALGKDALSLGIDEDRSTAAAMGFVDDPKDQQHLENIIPLSPQWLYAKPSDAKISAPHGSLLEPSEKDGRMLEGSGAKKERRRNAFDAGWLDEERETSLLGRRDHKKEVDRELENRKNDRRSDNVSARDNNDSRAAPTSGRWDDGSTRNSGNEGRRDGKWSLRWGPDDKEKDSKPEKKMDAEKDEPHGEKHTLPVRLLPESDSRDKWRPRHRQETQTSGTATYRAAPGFGLEKGRVKESNVGFAPGRGRANPNSVPSFSRPSSAGPIGAPPVYGRRAATAGAFRYPRGKLLDIYRQQKVVQSFEDGRRMLEEVPPITLSTSVKPLAFVTPDNNEEAVLEDIRKGRVTSSEATNTTALQKERNKDLEAFGIDANKDKSAEAFSGLSHEGSAALISEKDPFYNEGMFAGGITGPPKKPTEENAPSHPHGLSGIREDTKFNEVKPSADIDPSTKLHDDSNAQFNVNVDYPTGQASYTETKAGGQDSYPEELTLYYLDPQGGVQGPFMGTDIVSWYEDGYFGLELPVRLAQAPDDAPFRPLSDLMPYLGHKPQSLPPASRGGSAESPDSVHNNFEDALPTSGSFGKSDQTSKADSGNYAANPTRGDQEAPVQSRTGWFPSVEAQKTEANPDIRQQRIPVTVTQDAEEVLYTGRPTSGMGQSRPDFDNDRADFQLTSLDSRSGVGEANLPKQDAPRENELSPLGLLWSELEGMHPKQPLSSNVLGINERRNPKPTAPKDIPPANIRHGPLSRMNEAPVVRDEWPANLGRLDSINDANMSGLISQVEPELGHLNYEEQMLLTQIRREQLQQEQMMGRNNLEFPGQFAGQVFDSLHQHRQSINPPAPEVEHLLRVQFELEHQQRRQQLQQEQHRQQLQQEQHQRQLQQEQHQRQLQQRQAQLLQQQQQQQQQLILEQMLQQQLQSSNFGQANMVDQVLLREQLLNDLHHQPHHFQRQHDAAIEQLIQAKFGHGHHREQHNDMLDVLSRSNQRQALPLEQQILLGLHHDQLQTQQLANAIRQHAGREEERHLSGGWPMDDPSQFIRTGTSPNQSHASRLGQFDLLQSLQRSSSVEHHDHLDRSLSMHERLHRGGQGMHSLERSGSLPGGAPLSNPDVVNALARHHGLGQMETHGDLYSAGQMPMHASGVHPQQHRLQEQLSGSHMGRLERNWSDANGQLQNSLMEASRINQLQIEAEKQRRNVEMNLPIDNPHAWASLMNNERNPEAELSDMIHQKLVLQAQQSRGFPDVPATASFGRKEPSSLFAQPAADNPLRSSVDRLSFDDPLAERSHFSKMGHLGQDGPTTLDILPNNIEMNRKLGLRSSSATMLDMQRGEFPDVMGGSASTNQLVGNANDVARRKRQGSSANLAVEDTDFSEAVSNWVDTGIPKGSSHSLLKRTANPHAATSQATSTDLSSAIRSKKAGHASSASSDEHKMESGVTSAAHAVEATASANKEAGSFGIPPSSNQDASGPSFSEMLKSTKKPPLQYDASESADGGPGGKGTKKKAKKGKQIDPSLLGFKVHSNRILMGEIHRPDD, from the exons ATGGCCGAGAGGAAGCTGGATCGATTCGCGGCGCTCGGGAAAG ATGCCCTCTCGCTCGGGATCGACGAGGAtaggtccaccgccgccgccatgggtTTCGTCGACGATCCCAAAG ATCAGCAGCACCTGGAGAACATCATTCCTCTGTCCCCTCAGTGGCTTTATGCCAAACCAAGCGATGCCAAG ATTTCAGCGCCTCATGGGTCCTTGCTTGAGCCTTCTGAGAAAGATGGGAGGATGCTTGAAGGCTCTGGGGCTAAGAAAGAGCGCCGCCGGAATGCATTTGATGCTGGTTGGCTTGATGAGGAGAGGGAGACGAGCTTACTTGGGAGGAGGGATCACAAGAAGGAAGTGGACCGGGAACTGGAGAACCGTAAAAACGATCGCCGATCTGACAATGTTTCTGCAAGGGACAACAACGATTCACGGGCAGCTCCTACATCTGGAAGGTGGGATGATGGCTCCACCCGAAATTCAGGGAATGAAGGTAGGCGTGATGGAAAATGGTCATTAAGATGGGGACCTGACGACAAGGAGAAGGACTCGAAACCAGAAAAGAAGATGGATGCAGAAAAGGATGAACCTCATGGTGAGAAACATACACTTCCTGTAAGGCTGCTACCTGAGTCAGACTCCCGTGATAAATGGAGACCTCGTCACCGGCAGGAGACTCAGACCAGTGGTACCGCGACATACCGTGCTGCTCCAGGATTTGGATTGGAGAAAGGACGTGTGAAGGAATCGAATGTTGGTTTTGCCCCTGGAAGAGGCAGGGCAAACCCCAACTCAGTTCCATCCTTCAGCCGTCCATCATCTGCTGGGCCAATTGGTGCTCCACCTGTGTATGGGAGGCGTGCGGCAACTGCTGGTGCTTTTCGCTACCCAAGGGGTAAACTTCTTGACATATACAGGCAACAAAAGGTTGTGCAGTCATTTGAAGATGGCCGACGGATGCTGGAAGAAGTTCCTCCCATAACACTCTCTACTTCTGTTAAGCCACTAGCCTTTGTCACCCCTGATAACAATGAAGAG GCTGTTTTGGAAGATATTAGGAAAGGCAGGGTCACCAGCAGTGAAGCGACGAATACAACTGCACTCCAAAAGGAGAGAAACAAAGATCTTGAAG CTTTTGGTATTGATGCCAACAAGGATAAAAGTGCTGAAGCATTTAGCGGGTTAAGTCATGAAGGATCTGCTGCCTTGATATCAGAGAAGGACCCCTTCTACAATGAAGGGATGTTCGCAGGTGGTATTACAGGCCCACCAAAGAAGCCTACCGAGGAAAATGCTCCCAGTCACCCACATGGACTTTCTGGCATCAGGGAAGACACAAAGTTTAATGAGGTCAAGCCAAGTGCTGATATCGATCCTAGCACTAAGTTACATGATGATTCAAATGCTCAGTTCAATGTAAATGTTGACTATCCTACTGGCCAGGCTAGTTACACTGAAACAAAAGCTGGTGGCCAGGATAGTTACCCAGAGGAGTTGACCCTATACTATCTGGATCCCCAAGGAGGTGTGCAGGGTCCATTTATGGGTACTGATATAGTCTCCTGGTATGAAGATGGATATTTCGGATTGGAGCTACCTGTGCGTCTAGCTCAGGCTCCAGATGATGCTCCATTTCGCCCACTATCTGACCTCATGCCGTACCTTGGACATAAGCCCCAATCTCTCCCACCTGCATCCCGTGGTGGAAGTGCTGAATCTCCGGATTCTGTACATAACAATTTTGAAGATGCGCTTCCTACTTCTGGTTCTTTTGGGAAGAGTGATCAGACATCTAAGGCAGACTCTGGAAATTATGCAGCCAATCCTACAAGAGGTGACCAGGAAGCACCGGTACAATCACGTACTGGTTGGTTCCCCTCAGTTGAAGCACAAAAGACTGAAGCAAACCCAGATATTCGTCAGCAGCGCATTCCTGTAACTGTGACTCAGGATGCTGAAg AAGTGTTGTACACCGGGAGGCCTACCAGTGGCATGGGTCAATCTCGACCAGATTTTGATAATGACCGTGCAGATTTCCAATTGACATCACTGGATTCCCGTTCTGGGGTGGGGGAAGCTAATTTGCCCAAGCAGGATGCCCCTAGAGAGAATGAACTCAGCCCTCTTGGTTTGCTTTGGTCTGAGCTGGAAGGGATGCATCCAAAGCAGCCTCTCTCATCAAATGTGCTTGGTATAAATGAGCGGAGGAATCCCAAACCGACAGCTCCCAAGGACATTCCACCTGCAAATATCAGGCATGGGCCGCTTAGCCGGATGAATGAAGCCCCTGTTGTGCGTGATGAGTGGCCTGCTAACCTTGGACGGCTGGACAGCATCAATGATGCCAACATGTCAGGGCTAATTTCCCAGGTTGAACCTGAGCTAGGTCATCTGAATTATGAGGAGCAAATGCTACTTACACAGATTCGAAGGGAGCAACTGCAGCAGGAACAAATGATGGGTCGTAACAATCTGGAATTTCCTGGACAATTTGCAGGGCAGGTGTTTGATTCATTGCACCAACACAGACAGTCCATCAATCCACCGGCTCCTGAGGTGGAGCACCTTTTGAGAGTCCAGTTTGAACTTGAACACCAGCAGCGACGCCAACAGCTTCAGCAGGAGCAGCACCGCCAGCAGCTTCAGCAAGAGCAGCACCAGAGGCAGCTTCAGCAGGAGCAACACCAAAGGCAGCTGCAGCAGCGCCAAGCCCAGCTgctgcaacagcaacagcagcaacaacagcagctgATTCTTGAACAAATGTTGCAGCAGCAGTTGCAGAGTTCAAACTTCGGACAAGCTAACATGGTCGATCAAGTGTTACTCCGGGAACAGTTATTGAATGACTTGCATCATCAACCCCATCATTTTCAAAGGCAGCATGATGCAGCTATTGAACAACTCATTCAAGCAAAATTTGGGCATGGCCATCATAGGGAGCAACACAATGATATGTTAGATGTTCTCTCACGTTCAAACCAGAGGCAGGCGCTTCCTTTGGAGCAGCAAATTCTTTTAGGGCTGCACCATGATCAGCTCCAAACACAACAATTGGCCAATGCTATAAGACAACATGCGGGCAGGGAGGAAGAACGGCATTTAAGTGGGGGCTGGCCAATGGATGATCCTAGCCAATTTATCCGCACAGGAACTAGTCCAAATCAAAGCCATGCCTCCAGACTTGGTCAATTTGATCTTCTGCAGTCCCTTCAGAGGTCGTCATCTGTGGAGCATCATGACCATCTCGATCGAAGCCTATCTATGCATGAACGATTGCATAGGGGAGGTCAAGGTATGCACTCCCTTGAGCGGTCTGGCTCTTTGCCTGGTGGTGCTCCTTTATCAAATCCTGATGTTGTAAATGCCCTAGCACGTCATCATGGCCTTGGTCAGATGGAAACACATGGTGATCTATATTCTGCAGGCCAGATGCCTATGCATGCTTCAGGGGTTCATCCCCAGCAACACAGGCTGCAGGAGCAGCTGTCAGGTTCTCACATGGGAAGGCTGGAAAGGAACTGGTCAGATGCCAATGGGCAATTGCAAAATAGCCTGATGGAAGCTTCACGCATCAACCAGTTGCAAATTGAAGCAGAGAAGCAGAGGAGGAATGTGGAAATGAACCTTCCCATAGACAACCCACATGCATGGGCATCCCTTATGAACAATGAGAGGAACCCAGAAGCTGAATTGAGTGATATGATTCATCAAAAACTGGTTCTTCAAGCACAGCAATCTCGTGGTTTCCCTGATGTTCCGGCGACGGCATCATTTGGACGTAAAGAGCCTTCTTCACTCTTTGCACAGCCTGCTGCAGATAACCCTTTAAGATCATCTGTTGACAGGTTGTCTTTTGATGATCCACTTGCAGAAAGGTCACATTTCTCAAAAATGGGGCACTTGGGACAGGATGGACCAACTACTCTAGATATTTTACCGAACAATATTGAGATGAACCGGAAACTCGGCCTTAGATCAAGCTCTGCGACAATGCTTGATATGCAAAGGGGAGAATTCCCAGATGTGATGGGTGGCAGTGCATCAACTAATCAATTGGTTGGGAATGCCAATGATGTAGCCAGGAGGAAAAGGCAGGGTTCTAGTGCAAACTTGGCAGTGGAGGACACTGATTTTTCTGAAGCGGTCAGCAACTG GGTTGATACTGGCATCCCAAAGGGAAGCTCCCATTCCCTGTTAAAGCGCACAGCAAACCCACACGCTGCTACCTCGCAGGCAACGTCAACGGATCTGTCTTCAGCCATTAGGTCCAAGAAGGCAGGCCATGCTTCTTCTGCATCTTCTGATG AGCATAAGATGGAATCTGGAGTCACCTCAGCAGCCCACGCCGTTGAAGCCACTGCTTCAGCCAACAAAGAGGCAGGGTCGTTCGGCATCCCACCGAGCAGCAATCAGGACGCCTCTGGTCCTTCGTTCAGTGAAATGCTCAAGAGCACAAAGAAGCCCCCCTTGCAGTATGACGCCTCTGAATCCGCCGACGGTGGCCCTGGCGGCAAGGGCACTAAGAAGAAAGCAAAGAAAGGAAAGCAGATCGACCCTTCGCTTCTGGGCTTCAAGGTCCACAGCAACCGCATCTTGATGGGCGAGATCCACCGCCCCGACGACTAA
- the LOC123072056 gene encoding protein ESSENTIAL FOR POTEXVIRUS ACCUMULATION 1 isoform X2, which produces MAERKLDRFAALGKDALSLGIDEDRSTAAAMGFVDDPKDQQHLENIIPLSPQWLYAKPSDAKISAPHGSLLEPSEKDGRMLEGSGAKKERRRNAFDAGWLDEERETSLLGRRDHKKEVDRELENRKNDRRSDNVSARDNNDSRAAPTSGRWDDGSTRNSGNEGRRDGKWSLRWGPDDKEKDSKPEKKMDAEKDEPHGEKHTLPVRLLPESDSRDKWRPRHRQETQTSGTATYRAAPGFGLEKGRVKESNVGFAPGRGRANPNSVPSFSRPSSAGPIGAPPVYGRRAATAGAFRYPRGKLLDIYRQQKVVQSFEDGRRMLEEVPPITLSTSVKPLAFVTPDNNEEAVLEDIRKGRVTSSEATNTTALQKERNKDLEAFGIDANKDKSAEAFSGLSHEGSAALISEKDPFYNEGMFAGGITGPPKKPTEENAPSHPHGLSGIREDTKFNEVKPSADIDPSTKLHDDSNAQFNVNVDYPTGQASYTETKAGGQDSYPEELTLYYLDPQGGVQGPFMGTDIVSWYEDGYFGLELPVRLAQAPDDAPFRPLSDLMPYLGHKPQSLPPASRGGSAESPDSVHNNFEDALPTSGSFGKSDQTSKADSGNYAANPTRGDQEAPVQSRTGWFPSVEAQKTEANPDIRQQRIPVTVTQDAEEVLYTGRPTSGMGQSRPDFDNDRADFQLTSLDSRSGVGEANLPKQDAPRENELSPLGLLWSELEGMHPKQPLSSNVLGINERRNPKPTAPKDIPPANIRHGPLSRMNEAPVVRDEWPANLGRLDSINDANMSGLISQVEPELGHLNYEEQMLLTQIRREQLQQEQMMGRNNLEFPGQFAGQVFDSLHQHRQSINPPAPEVEHLLRVQFELEHQQRRQQLQQEQHRQQLQQEQHQRQLQQEQHQRQLQQRQAQLLQQQQQQQQQLILEQMLQQQLQSSNFGQANMVDQVLLREQLLNDLHHQPHHFQRQHDAAIEQLIQAKFGHGHHREQHNDMLDVLSRSNQRQALPLEQQILLGLHHDQLQTQQLANAIRQHAGREEERHLSGGWPMDDPSQFIRTGTSPNQSHASRLGQFDLLQSLQRSSSVEHHDHLDRSLSMHERLHRGGQGMHSLERSGSLPGGAPLSNPDVVNALARHHGLGQMETHGDLYSAGQMPMHASGVHPQQHRLQEQLSGSHMGRLERNWSDANGQLQNSLMEASRINQLQIEAEKQRRNVEMNLPIDNPHAWASLMNNERNPEAELSDMIHQKLVLQAQQSRGFPDVPATASFGQRSHFSKMGHLGQDGPTTLDILPNNIEMNRKLGLRSSSATMLDMQRGEFPDVMGGSASTNQLVGNANDVARRKRQGSSANLAVEDTDFSEAVSNWVDTGIPKGSSHSLLKRTANPHAATSQATSTDLSSAIRSKKAGHASSASSDEHKMESGVTSAAHAVEATASANKEAGSFGIPPSSNQDASGPSFSEMLKSTKKPPLQYDASESADGGPGGKGTKKKAKKGKQIDPSLLGFKVHSNRILMGEIHRPDD; this is translated from the exons ATGGCCGAGAGGAAGCTGGATCGATTCGCGGCGCTCGGGAAAG ATGCCCTCTCGCTCGGGATCGACGAGGAtaggtccaccgccgccgccatgggtTTCGTCGACGATCCCAAAG ATCAGCAGCACCTGGAGAACATCATTCCTCTGTCCCCTCAGTGGCTTTATGCCAAACCAAGCGATGCCAAG ATTTCAGCGCCTCATGGGTCCTTGCTTGAGCCTTCTGAGAAAGATGGGAGGATGCTTGAAGGCTCTGGGGCTAAGAAAGAGCGCCGCCGGAATGCATTTGATGCTGGTTGGCTTGATGAGGAGAGGGAGACGAGCTTACTTGGGAGGAGGGATCACAAGAAGGAAGTGGACCGGGAACTGGAGAACCGTAAAAACGATCGCCGATCTGACAATGTTTCTGCAAGGGACAACAACGATTCACGGGCAGCTCCTACATCTGGAAGGTGGGATGATGGCTCCACCCGAAATTCAGGGAATGAAGGTAGGCGTGATGGAAAATGGTCATTAAGATGGGGACCTGACGACAAGGAGAAGGACTCGAAACCAGAAAAGAAGATGGATGCAGAAAAGGATGAACCTCATGGTGAGAAACATACACTTCCTGTAAGGCTGCTACCTGAGTCAGACTCCCGTGATAAATGGAGACCTCGTCACCGGCAGGAGACTCAGACCAGTGGTACCGCGACATACCGTGCTGCTCCAGGATTTGGATTGGAGAAAGGACGTGTGAAGGAATCGAATGTTGGTTTTGCCCCTGGAAGAGGCAGGGCAAACCCCAACTCAGTTCCATCCTTCAGCCGTCCATCATCTGCTGGGCCAATTGGTGCTCCACCTGTGTATGGGAGGCGTGCGGCAACTGCTGGTGCTTTTCGCTACCCAAGGGGTAAACTTCTTGACATATACAGGCAACAAAAGGTTGTGCAGTCATTTGAAGATGGCCGACGGATGCTGGAAGAAGTTCCTCCCATAACACTCTCTACTTCTGTTAAGCCACTAGCCTTTGTCACCCCTGATAACAATGAAGAG GCTGTTTTGGAAGATATTAGGAAAGGCAGGGTCACCAGCAGTGAAGCGACGAATACAACTGCACTCCAAAAGGAGAGAAACAAAGATCTTGAAG CTTTTGGTATTGATGCCAACAAGGATAAAAGTGCTGAAGCATTTAGCGGGTTAAGTCATGAAGGATCTGCTGCCTTGATATCAGAGAAGGACCCCTTCTACAATGAAGGGATGTTCGCAGGTGGTATTACAGGCCCACCAAAGAAGCCTACCGAGGAAAATGCTCCCAGTCACCCACATGGACTTTCTGGCATCAGGGAAGACACAAAGTTTAATGAGGTCAAGCCAAGTGCTGATATCGATCCTAGCACTAAGTTACATGATGATTCAAATGCTCAGTTCAATGTAAATGTTGACTATCCTACTGGCCAGGCTAGTTACACTGAAACAAAAGCTGGTGGCCAGGATAGTTACCCAGAGGAGTTGACCCTATACTATCTGGATCCCCAAGGAGGTGTGCAGGGTCCATTTATGGGTACTGATATAGTCTCCTGGTATGAAGATGGATATTTCGGATTGGAGCTACCTGTGCGTCTAGCTCAGGCTCCAGATGATGCTCCATTTCGCCCACTATCTGACCTCATGCCGTACCTTGGACATAAGCCCCAATCTCTCCCACCTGCATCCCGTGGTGGAAGTGCTGAATCTCCGGATTCTGTACATAACAATTTTGAAGATGCGCTTCCTACTTCTGGTTCTTTTGGGAAGAGTGATCAGACATCTAAGGCAGACTCTGGAAATTATGCAGCCAATCCTACAAGAGGTGACCAGGAAGCACCGGTACAATCACGTACTGGTTGGTTCCCCTCAGTTGAAGCACAAAAGACTGAAGCAAACCCAGATATTCGTCAGCAGCGCATTCCTGTAACTGTGACTCAGGATGCTGAAg AAGTGTTGTACACCGGGAGGCCTACCAGTGGCATGGGTCAATCTCGACCAGATTTTGATAATGACCGTGCAGATTTCCAATTGACATCACTGGATTCCCGTTCTGGGGTGGGGGAAGCTAATTTGCCCAAGCAGGATGCCCCTAGAGAGAATGAACTCAGCCCTCTTGGTTTGCTTTGGTCTGAGCTGGAAGGGATGCATCCAAAGCAGCCTCTCTCATCAAATGTGCTTGGTATAAATGAGCGGAGGAATCCCAAACCGACAGCTCCCAAGGACATTCCACCTGCAAATATCAGGCATGGGCCGCTTAGCCGGATGAATGAAGCCCCTGTTGTGCGTGATGAGTGGCCTGCTAACCTTGGACGGCTGGACAGCATCAATGATGCCAACATGTCAGGGCTAATTTCCCAGGTTGAACCTGAGCTAGGTCATCTGAATTATGAGGAGCAAATGCTACTTACACAGATTCGAAGGGAGCAACTGCAGCAGGAACAAATGATGGGTCGTAACAATCTGGAATTTCCTGGACAATTTGCAGGGCAGGTGTTTGATTCATTGCACCAACACAGACAGTCCATCAATCCACCGGCTCCTGAGGTGGAGCACCTTTTGAGAGTCCAGTTTGAACTTGAACACCAGCAGCGACGCCAACAGCTTCAGCAGGAGCAGCACCGCCAGCAGCTTCAGCAAGAGCAGCACCAGAGGCAGCTTCAGCAGGAGCAACACCAAAGGCAGCTGCAGCAGCGCCAAGCCCAGCTgctgcaacagcaacagcagcaacaacagcagctgATTCTTGAACAAATGTTGCAGCAGCAGTTGCAGAGTTCAAACTTCGGACAAGCTAACATGGTCGATCAAGTGTTACTCCGGGAACAGTTATTGAATGACTTGCATCATCAACCCCATCATTTTCAAAGGCAGCATGATGCAGCTATTGAACAACTCATTCAAGCAAAATTTGGGCATGGCCATCATAGGGAGCAACACAATGATATGTTAGATGTTCTCTCACGTTCAAACCAGAGGCAGGCGCTTCCTTTGGAGCAGCAAATTCTTTTAGGGCTGCACCATGATCAGCTCCAAACACAACAATTGGCCAATGCTATAAGACAACATGCGGGCAGGGAGGAAGAACGGCATTTAAGTGGGGGCTGGCCAATGGATGATCCTAGCCAATTTATCCGCACAGGAACTAGTCCAAATCAAAGCCATGCCTCCAGACTTGGTCAATTTGATCTTCTGCAGTCCCTTCAGAGGTCGTCATCTGTGGAGCATCATGACCATCTCGATCGAAGCCTATCTATGCATGAACGATTGCATAGGGGAGGTCAAGGTATGCACTCCCTTGAGCGGTCTGGCTCTTTGCCTGGTGGTGCTCCTTTATCAAATCCTGATGTTGTAAATGCCCTAGCACGTCATCATGGCCTTGGTCAGATGGAAACACATGGTGATCTATATTCTGCAGGCCAGATGCCTATGCATGCTTCAGGGGTTCATCCCCAGCAACACAGGCTGCAGGAGCAGCTGTCAGGTTCTCACATGGGAAGGCTGGAAAGGAACTGGTCAGATGCCAATGGGCAATTGCAAAATAGCCTGATGGAAGCTTCACGCATCAACCAGTTGCAAATTGAAGCAGAGAAGCAGAGGAGGAATGTGGAAATGAACCTTCCCATAGACAACCCACATGCATGGGCATCCCTTATGAACAATGAGAGGAACCCAGAAGCTGAATTGAGTGATATGATTCATCAAAAACTGGTTCTTCAAGCACAGCAATCTCGTGGTTTCCCTGATGTTCCGGCGACGGCATCATTTGGAC AAAGGTCACATTTCTCAAAAATGGGGCACTTGGGACAGGATGGACCAACTACTCTAGATATTTTACCGAACAATATTGAGATGAACCGGAAACTCGGCCTTAGATCAAGCTCTGCGACAATGCTTGATATGCAAAGGGGAGAATTCCCAGATGTGATGGGTGGCAGTGCATCAACTAATCAATTGGTTGGGAATGCCAATGATGTAGCCAGGAGGAAAAGGCAGGGTTCTAGTGCAAACTTGGCAGTGGAGGACACTGATTTTTCTGAAGCGGTCAGCAACTG GGTTGATACTGGCATCCCAAAGGGAAGCTCCCATTCCCTGTTAAAGCGCACAGCAAACCCACACGCTGCTACCTCGCAGGCAACGTCAACGGATCTGTCTTCAGCCATTAGGTCCAAGAAGGCAGGCCATGCTTCTTCTGCATCTTCTGATG AGCATAAGATGGAATCTGGAGTCACCTCAGCAGCCCACGCCGTTGAAGCCACTGCTTCAGCCAACAAAGAGGCAGGGTCGTTCGGCATCCCACCGAGCAGCAATCAGGACGCCTCTGGTCCTTCGTTCAGTGAAATGCTCAAGAGCACAAAGAAGCCCCCCTTGCAGTATGACGCCTCTGAATCCGCCGACGGTGGCCCTGGCGGCAAGGGCACTAAGAAGAAAGCAAAGAAAGGAAAGCAGATCGACCCTTCGCTTCTGGGCTTCAAGGTCCACAGCAACCGCATCTTGATGGGCGAGATCCACCGCCCCGACGACTAA